The Oscarella lobularis chromosome 9, ooOscLobu1.1, whole genome shotgun sequence genome includes a window with the following:
- the LOC136191466 gene encoding uncharacterized protein: protein MRKISKLLDDLQQAGLELTNTKSSVVNKGWFPKVYDQVCGVEEQLLEADAIFRNKCTEVLPKLRELNDSSQSSQLKVSLRKAIKETEKAVKLVSRFVTAKENEVLMVRRILDEAGDQFVNDLASKQPKAAHCLVLSLAEADTIKHPLKAKLRLCKKRIIKIVNSNAEECSSSSSESDEDEDELEEWFESEMIMDNIFNNIGRMKELMMRNREGKVHENMEYRIGRIAKVDKEAVRCGDIVAVDNKGSKRRAVFLRQPTKVIAKESKNERSETQVVIEWTSDFELSLGDKCRVIYWKICDLEKRVKMSEEASVDVPVEPSSSCSVALPDSLLDCDSCYGLSVQIFSQLTGLSPRSAEVSLRPSPRMSVISRLVQFSSSHNATKLRKGGWELDKENGFLVVGRRNVRARSDQEPDKDCVVTIDVMPEYEPEIPFPRDDKEATVVLMTGLSGHGKSTHMNGMFNWIFRISQNDPIRLLLVDDRKHGDSSSKPITKRITVYRIRSHSGSRLKAPLYLIDTPAFGEGIESDENVTQAYATLFSRINKITCVVLAMRASESQCDPKTKAALTNILHQFGINVQNNIIALLTFANDDKRKPPALLAVLDEVRVPRRQYIEINNAFFACHSQEAIGSFLEASKASDTDGFGKFYWDLYEMGNEATFEAIGQLHPVNASQSASVVNERCRLEEKLLSLRSNLTALLNEFISYYRSFFSTSSYTQHSFDNFIKKHEELIATTRECFVAPLRQIALRHDPESIYDYVCSFKWASSKVEALQDAINLSVYIDDSAEPEGGASVIRCATGIKVILSVMRETKEKLSVDNKTSGLYYRVSRMLTNKYGISTCITRQIETISDKDLDQIFCDISILIKNGIFTEAVLLI from the coding sequence ATGAGAAAGATATCCAAACTTCTAGACGATCTTCAGCAAGCGGGCCTCGAACTTACAAACACCAAGAGCAGTGTTGTCAATAAGGGATGGTTTCCTAAAGTATATGACCAAGTTTGCGGTGTCGAGGAACAACTACTAGAAGCGGACGCTATCTTCCGCAACAAATGCACGGAAGTTCTTCCAAAGTTACGAGAACTGAACGACAGCTCTCAGTCTTCCCAACTCAAAGTGAGCTTGCGCAAAGCGATCAAAGAAACCGAGAAGGCAGTTAAGTTGGTGTCACGCTTTGTTACGGCAAAAGAGAACGAGGTTCTTATGGTCAGACGCATCCTAGATGAAGCCGGCGATCAGTTTGTCAATGATTTGGCTTCCAAACAGCCAAAAGCAGCTCATTGCCTAGTGCTATCGTTAGCGGAAGCTGATACCATAAAGCATCCCTTGAAAGCGAAATTGCGTCTTTGCAAAAAGCGAATAATAAAAATCGTTAATTCCAATGCCGAAGAATGCTCCAGTAGTTCCTCTGAATCTGACGAAGATGAGGATGAACTGGAAGAGTGGTTTGAAAGTGAAATGATCATGGACAACATTTTCAATAACATTGGCCGCATGAAAGAGCTGATGATGCGAAACAGGGAAGGTAAAGTGCATGAAAACATGGAATATCGCATTGGTCGCATTGCAAAGGTAGACAAGGAAGCCGTTCGATGTGGCGATATCGTTGCGGTTGACAATAAGGGGTCCAAACGTCGTGCAGTGTTTCTTCGCCAGCCCACCAAAGTCATCGccaaagaaagcaaaaatgAGAGAAGCGAAACGCAGGTGGTCATAGAGTGGACCAGTGACTTCGAACTCTCCTTAGGCGACAAATGCCGTGTTATATACTGGAAGATCTGTGATCTTGAGAAGAGAGTCAAAATGTCCGAAGAGGCGAGTGTAGACGTTCCAGTTGAACCCAGCTCTTCTTGCTCAGTTGCGCTTCCAGATTCGCTTCTGGACTGCGATTCCTGCTACGGACTGTCTGTGCAAATCTTCTCTCAACTGACCGGTTTGTCGCCGCGTTCAGCAGAGGTCTCGCTAAGGCCCAGTCCGAGGATGTCGGTCATATCACGACTAGTGCAATTTAGTAGCAGTCACAACGCCACAAAACTTCGAAAAGGTGGATGGGAGcttgacaaagaaaacgggTTCCTGGTTGTTGGACGCAGAAACGTTCGAGCAAGGAGCGACCAAGAACCGGACAAAGACTGTGTTGTCACGATTGATGTGATGCCTGAATACGAGCCCGAAATCCCGTTTCCCCGCGACGACAAAGAGGCAACAGTGGTGTTGATGACAGGGCTAAGTGGCCATGGCAAGAGCACTCACATGAACGGGATGTTTAACTGGATTTTCAGGATCTCGCAAAATGACCCTATTCGACTACTTCTGGTTGATGACCGCAAGCACGGTGACAGTAGTAGTAAGCCAATTACGAAAAGGATCACTGTGTACCGAATTCGTTCTCATAGCGGGTCTAGATTAAAGGCTCCTCTCTACTTGATTGACACTCCCGCTTTCGGAGAAGGAATCGAGTCCGACGAGAATGTGACCCAAGCGTACGCGACGCTTTTTAGTCGAATTAACAAGATTACCTGTGTTGTTTTGGCAATGCGTGCGAGTGAGAGTCAATGCGATCCTAAGACAAAGGCGGCCCTAACCAACATCCTTCACCAGTTCGGAATAAACGTTCAAAATAACATTATTGCTTTGCTCACTTTTGCGAATGACGATAAAAGGAAGCCACCGGCGTTGCTTGCTGTGTTGGACGAAGTACGAGttcctcgtcgtcaataCATTGAAATAAACAATGCTTTTTTTGCGTGTCACAGTCAAGAGGCCATCGGCAGCTTTCTGGAAGCTTCAAAGGCCAGTGACACAGATGGTTTTGGCAAGTTCTACTGGGATTTGTATGAAATGGGAAACGAGGCAACATTTGAAGCAATTGGGCAACTGCATCCCGTCAATGCTTCACAGAGTGCAAGTGTGGTAAATGAACGCTGCCGTTTAGAAGAGAAACTTTTGTCTCTTCGCTCCAATTTGACTGCATTATTGAACGAATTCATCTCGTACTATCGCTCGTTTTTCAGTACGTCCTCCTACACTCAGCACTCTTTTGATAACTTCATCAAAAAGCACGAGGAATTGATTGCCACTACACGAGAATGTTTCGTGGCGCCACTTCGTCAAATTGCGCTGCGCCATGATCCTGAGAGCATTTATGACTACGTTTGCAGTTTTAAATGGGCAAGCTCAAAAGTCGAAGCTCTTCAAGACGCCATCAACCTTTCAGTTTACATTGATGACTCGGCTGAGCCAGAGGGTGGTGCCTCTGTTATTAGATGTGCTACAGGTATCAAGGTTATTCTAAGCGTGAtgagagaaacgaaagaaaagcttTCAGTTGATAACAAAACCAGTGGCCTTTACTATAGAGTTTCCAGGATGCTTACGAACAAGTACGGTATTTCTACGTGTATAACCCGTCAAATTGAGACCATCTCCGACAAAGACCTTGATCAAATTTTTTGCGATATTTCAATTCTTATCAAAAATGGCATCTTCACTGAAGCTGTATTACTGATTTAG
- the LOC136191465 gene encoding uncharacterized protein isoform X2, giving the protein MANDVPRRLDVLRDDYAHLSRTLLVNDAFLGYLFQERLISDDEHEELSGDKHTTAKKIKILATDYLLRGSDDDLDKIITALRLSEQEHLAERLQSLDKKNERGGVGKRSAEALRVSEQEHLPKRLRSSDKRTQETLSSSPPSSPEPDNGIVCSDVLPSDSFFDRLTRSTSHKWREIVLHLGFTSLEMENAMKDHRFGGNSEKLLAEFLFRWRKRKGKSRAGSIDALKTVFRKARAGLGVFANISITDFANLRRIFDFDPKALLTKGMIKVARVRINVIGQDGVGKTCLVKLLLGQEFEEQLSTCGIDMKNAVTMFQYHCSADEKGTSTKWKLFGQKEFKEKLEAFFQKSKLEKKEKKLSHSGSITETNTSRTDESSETGEEVSEISAAPQEDSLTSDQLGFIRNIVADPSQVSGLGLDNVILMRICDFGGQEPFLTAHASLMPAGSLSVYLLVFNGALRLTDKAESWHVTEGKGKIPQKLVRMKTNDDFLKHWSSSAHIAHPPEKHATFIGEDEDVKYPAIFLVSTHRKTADVEVIEENNRHLKTLFQEKDIRSHFVNATSTDNPYMFFLVENKTSGTVNEDRTASEIRTRVDAMTRSFYERQDVQPARWLKFEIVLSLLKSLTDRSIAKMSRIREVAQECCIDTTNGELERALKHLAHVGSVFYFPDVAVLKDFVFHDADWLINLLASFVGSAHTEPAAPKLIPHWERAIKSGFLSTDLVNNLLQQAKVSKDEYDAAKGILDYFDIITETKEGSEDKRYVSPCFLQGDFEGQSEYSKAFSSNRKDRLPPPLVLFVEDIVFFPESFFFRLVTRFFRRRRERIFDGLLRRNRIVFSVLPGVNAEFLYQSELNCATLTVFSKNSSMSREQISALTKKCDKLRVSLAEDIEKAKRRGMAGLQCQLYCQVRQPRGEEDLYDTLAETDGYDTKKELWMLANKTDDLTPDERQSMDLWWAPTGFPAHNDEVSQHLAAHRNILDLDLPLTQEELIEAEMQIQAVWRYIGRRLGPEPTFEANELHECDQERCDRDRAQKMLYKWTGKHGSRATRRHLIDAMLKEGYRAQVAKIFPSASKFDV; this is encoded by the exons ATGGCGAACGACGTtcctcgtcgactcgacgttcTACGCGACGATTACGCGCATTTGAGCCGAACGTTACTCGTTAACGATGCCTTTCTGGGATACCTCTTTCAAGAGAGACTAATTTCGGACGACGAACACGAGGAATTGTCCGGCGACAAACACACGACGGCCAAGAAGATCAAAATACTCGCTACGGATTACTTGCTGAGAggctccgacgacgatttagATAAGATTATCACAGCGCTGCGGCTTTCGGAGCAAGAGCATCTCGCTGAGCGACTACAGTCTTTAGATAAAA aaaatgaaagaggAGGAGTAGGGAAACGATCCGCAGAAGCTCTGCGGGTTTCCGAGCAGGAACATCTCCCTAAGCGACTGAGGTCTTCAGATAAAA GAACACAAGAGACCCtgtcatcgtcgccgccctCGAGTCCAGAGCCTGACAATGGGATAGTATGTTCAGATGTGCTACCCTCTGACAGCTTTTTCGACAGGCTGACTCGATCAACTTCACACAAATGGAGAGAAATAGTTCTGCATTTAGGATTTACGTCCTTGGAAATGGAAAATGCAATGAAGGATCATCGTTTCGGCGGCAACTCTGAAAAGCTGTTGGccgaatttcttttcagatggcgaaagagaaagggcAAATCTAGAGCAGGCTCTATAGATGCTCTGAAAACGGTCTTCCGGAAAGCTAGAGCTGGACTTGGGGTATTCGCTAATATCTCAATTACTGACTTCGCTAATTTGCGTCGTATCTTCG ATTTTGATCCCAAGGCTCTTCTCACCAAAGGAATGATCAAAGTCGCTCGTGTTCGCATCAACGTTATCGGACAAGACGGGGTGGGCAAGACTTGCCTTGTTAAACTTCTTCTCGGTCAGGAGTTTGAAGAGCAACTCAGCACGTGTGGAATCGACATGAAAAATGCTGTCACGATGTTCCAGTATCACTGTTCCGCCGATGAGAAAGGAACTTCTACGAAGTGGAAGCTATTCGGTCAGAAGGAgttcaaagagaaattggaggctttttttcaaaa ATCAAAgcttgagaagaaagagaagaagctcAGCCATTCCGGTTCCATTACTGAAACAAATACGTCGCGGACGGACG aatcTTCTGAAACTGGCGAAGAGGTAAGCGAAATCTCCGCCGCACCCCAGGAGGATTCCCTGACGTCGGATCAGCTTGGTTTCATAAGAAATATCGTCGCTGATCCGTCACAAGTCAGCGGTTTAGGTCTAGATAACGTCATTCTGATGAGAATCTGCGATTTTGGAGGACAGGAGCCGTTTCTGACGGCTCACGCCTCTCTCATGCCCGCCGGCTCCCTCTCTGTCTACTTGCTCGTCTTCAACGGGGCCCTGCGTCTCACAGACAAGGCCGAGTCGTGGCACGTTACAGAGGGCAAAGGAAAGATTCCGCAGAAGCTCGTTCGAATGAAAACGAATGACGATTTCTTGAAGCACTGGTCTTCGTCCGCGCACATCGCTCATCCGCCCGAAAAGCATGCCACGTTTATAGGCGAAGATGAAGACGTCAAATATCCCGCGATTTTTCTGGTTTCGACTCACCGAAAGACGGCGGATGTTGAGGTTATTGAAGAAAACAATAGGCACCTAAAGACGCTGtttcaagaaaaagatatTCGATCTCACTTTGTAAACGCTACCTCGACCGACAACCCTTATATGTTTTTCCTCGTGGAGAACAAAACCTCTGGTACGGTAAATGAAGATCGTACCGCTAGCGAAATTCGAACGAGAGTTGACGCCATGACACGCAGTTTCTATGAGAGGCAAGACGTCCAGCCAGCACGTTGGCTGAAATTTGAAATCGTGCTAAGCTTACTCAAATCATTAACCGACCGCTCTATAGCAAAAATGAGCCGTATCCGAGAGGTAGCCCAGGAGTGTTGCATTGACACTACTAACGGCGAGCTAGAACGTGCTCTGAAACATCTGGCCCATGTCGGCTCCGTTTTCTATTTTCCCGATGTTGCCGTTCTAAAGGACTTTGTATTTCACGATGCCGATTGGCTAATCAACCTCCTGGCATCGTTTGTTGGCTCGGCTCACACCGAGCCAGCTGCACCGAAACTTATACCTCACTGGGAGCGAGCTATCAAATCTGGCTTTCTCTCGACTGACCTCGTCAATAACCTGCTCCAGCAGGCAAAAGTATCGAAAGACGAATACGATGCAGCAAAAGGAATTCTTGACTATTTTGACATCATTACCGAGACTAAAGAAGGATCGGAAGATAAGCGATATGTGAGCCCCTGCTTTTTACAAGGCGATTTTGAGGGACAATCCGAGTACAGCAAGGCGTTTAGCTCGAATCGCAAAGaccgtcttcctcctccgctCGTTCTTTTTGTCGAGGACATCGTGTTTTTTCCTgaatcctttttctttcgtttggtcacgcgtttctttcgacggcgccgagaGCGTATATTTGACGGGCTGCTGAGACGTAATCGAATTGTTTTTTCCGTATTGCCTGGCGTCAATGCCGAATTTCTGTACCAGAGCGAACTGAATTGCGCCACTTTGACTGTTTTTTCAAAGAACAGCTCGATGTCACGTGAACAAATTTCAGCACTGACTAAAAAGTGCGATAAATTGCGAGTGTCTCTGGCAGAAGACATTGAGAAGGCGAAACGGCGAGGAATGGCGGGACTACAGTGTCAACTGTATTGTCAAGTTAGACAACCAAGAGGCGAGGAAGATCTCTATGACACCCTAGCTGAGACAGACGGCTATGATACCAAGAAGGAATTGTGGATGCTGGCGAACAAAACAGATGATCTGACTCCGGACGAGAGGCAGAGTATGGATCTTTGGTG GGCTCCGACCGGATTTCCGGCACACAACGACGAGGTATCACAGCATCTTGCGGCACATAGAAACATTCTCG aTTTGGACTTGCCACTGACTCAGGAGGAATTGATCGAAGCTGAGATGCAAATTCAAGCCGTGTGGCGATACATTGGACGACGTTTAGGCCCCGAACCAACGTTTGAGGCGAACGAATTGCACGAATGCGATCAAGAGCGCTGCGATCGCGACCGTGCCCAAAAAATGCTGTACAAGTGGACTGGAAAGCACGGTTCCAGAGCCACTCGAAGGCATCTTATCGACGCGATGCTAAAAGAGGGGTACAGAGCTCAAGTGGCCAAAATCTTTCCGAGTGCAAGCAAGTTTGATGTGTGA
- the LOC136191465 gene encoding uncharacterized protein isoform X1: protein MANDVPRRLDVLRDDYAHLSRTLLVNDAFLGYLFQERLISDDEHEELSGDKHTTAKKIKILATDYLLRGSDDDLDKIITALRLSEQEHLAERLQSLDKTFLPLENERGGVGKRSAEALRVSEQEHLPKRLRSSDKRTQETLSSSPPSSPEPDNGIVCSDVLPSDSFFDRLTRSTSHKWREIVLHLGFTSLEMENAMKDHRFGGNSEKLLAEFLFRWRKRKGKSRAGSIDALKTVFRKARAGLGVFANISITDFANLRRIFDFDPKALLTKGMIKVARVRINVIGQDGVGKTCLVKLLLGQEFEEQLSTCGIDMKNAVTMFQYHCSADEKGTSTKWKLFGQKEFKEKLEAFFQKSKLEKKEKKLSHSGSITETNTSRTDESSETGEEVSEISAAPQEDSLTSDQLGFIRNIVADPSQVSGLGLDNVILMRICDFGGQEPFLTAHASLMPAGSLSVYLLVFNGALRLTDKAESWHVTEGKGKIPQKLVRMKTNDDFLKHWSSSAHIAHPPEKHATFIGEDEDVKYPAIFLVSTHRKTADVEVIEENNRHLKTLFQEKDIRSHFVNATSTDNPYMFFLVENKTSGTVNEDRTASEIRTRVDAMTRSFYERQDVQPARWLKFEIVLSLLKSLTDRSIAKMSRIREVAQECCIDTTNGELERALKHLAHVGSVFYFPDVAVLKDFVFHDADWLINLLASFVGSAHTEPAAPKLIPHWERAIKSGFLSTDLVNNLLQQAKVSKDEYDAAKGILDYFDIITETKEGSEDKRYVSPCFLQGDFEGQSEYSKAFSSNRKDRLPPPLVLFVEDIVFFPESFFFRLVTRFFRRRRERIFDGLLRRNRIVFSVLPGVNAEFLYQSELNCATLTVFSKNSSMSREQISALTKKCDKLRVSLAEDIEKAKRRGMAGLQCQLYCQVRQPRGEEDLYDTLAETDGYDTKKELWMLANKTDDLTPDERQSMDLWWAPTGFPAHNDEVSQHLAAHRNILDLDLPLTQEELIEAEMQIQAVWRYIGRRLGPEPTFEANELHECDQERCDRDRAQKMLYKWTGKHGSRATRRHLIDAMLKEGYRAQVAKIFPSASKFDV from the exons ATGGCGAACGACGTtcctcgtcgactcgacgttcTACGCGACGATTACGCGCATTTGAGCCGAACGTTACTCGTTAACGATGCCTTTCTGGGATACCTCTTTCAAGAGAGACTAATTTCGGACGACGAACACGAGGAATTGTCCGGCGACAAACACACGACGGCCAAGAAGATCAAAATACTCGCTACGGATTACTTGCTGAGAggctccgacgacgatttagATAAGATTATCACAGCGCTGCGGCTTTCGGAGCAAGAGCATCTCGCTGAGCGACTACAGTCTTTAGATAAAA CTTTCTTGCCtttagaaaatgaaagaggAGGAGTAGGGAAACGATCCGCAGAAGCTCTGCGGGTTTCCGAGCAGGAACATCTCCCTAAGCGACTGAGGTCTTCAGATAAAA GAACACAAGAGACCCtgtcatcgtcgccgccctCGAGTCCAGAGCCTGACAATGGGATAGTATGTTCAGATGTGCTACCCTCTGACAGCTTTTTCGACAGGCTGACTCGATCAACTTCACACAAATGGAGAGAAATAGTTCTGCATTTAGGATTTACGTCCTTGGAAATGGAAAATGCAATGAAGGATCATCGTTTCGGCGGCAACTCTGAAAAGCTGTTGGccgaatttcttttcagatggcgaaagagaaagggcAAATCTAGAGCAGGCTCTATAGATGCTCTGAAAACGGTCTTCCGGAAAGCTAGAGCTGGACTTGGGGTATTCGCTAATATCTCAATTACTGACTTCGCTAATTTGCGTCGTATCTTCG ATTTTGATCCCAAGGCTCTTCTCACCAAAGGAATGATCAAAGTCGCTCGTGTTCGCATCAACGTTATCGGACAAGACGGGGTGGGCAAGACTTGCCTTGTTAAACTTCTTCTCGGTCAGGAGTTTGAAGAGCAACTCAGCACGTGTGGAATCGACATGAAAAATGCTGTCACGATGTTCCAGTATCACTGTTCCGCCGATGAGAAAGGAACTTCTACGAAGTGGAAGCTATTCGGTCAGAAGGAgttcaaagagaaattggaggctttttttcaaaa ATCAAAgcttgagaagaaagagaagaagctcAGCCATTCCGGTTCCATTACTGAAACAAATACGTCGCGGACGGACG aatcTTCTGAAACTGGCGAAGAGGTAAGCGAAATCTCCGCCGCACCCCAGGAGGATTCCCTGACGTCGGATCAGCTTGGTTTCATAAGAAATATCGTCGCTGATCCGTCACAAGTCAGCGGTTTAGGTCTAGATAACGTCATTCTGATGAGAATCTGCGATTTTGGAGGACAGGAGCCGTTTCTGACGGCTCACGCCTCTCTCATGCCCGCCGGCTCCCTCTCTGTCTACTTGCTCGTCTTCAACGGGGCCCTGCGTCTCACAGACAAGGCCGAGTCGTGGCACGTTACAGAGGGCAAAGGAAAGATTCCGCAGAAGCTCGTTCGAATGAAAACGAATGACGATTTCTTGAAGCACTGGTCTTCGTCCGCGCACATCGCTCATCCGCCCGAAAAGCATGCCACGTTTATAGGCGAAGATGAAGACGTCAAATATCCCGCGATTTTTCTGGTTTCGACTCACCGAAAGACGGCGGATGTTGAGGTTATTGAAGAAAACAATAGGCACCTAAAGACGCTGtttcaagaaaaagatatTCGATCTCACTTTGTAAACGCTACCTCGACCGACAACCCTTATATGTTTTTCCTCGTGGAGAACAAAACCTCTGGTACGGTAAATGAAGATCGTACCGCTAGCGAAATTCGAACGAGAGTTGACGCCATGACACGCAGTTTCTATGAGAGGCAAGACGTCCAGCCAGCACGTTGGCTGAAATTTGAAATCGTGCTAAGCTTACTCAAATCATTAACCGACCGCTCTATAGCAAAAATGAGCCGTATCCGAGAGGTAGCCCAGGAGTGTTGCATTGACACTACTAACGGCGAGCTAGAACGTGCTCTGAAACATCTGGCCCATGTCGGCTCCGTTTTCTATTTTCCCGATGTTGCCGTTCTAAAGGACTTTGTATTTCACGATGCCGATTGGCTAATCAACCTCCTGGCATCGTTTGTTGGCTCGGCTCACACCGAGCCAGCTGCACCGAAACTTATACCTCACTGGGAGCGAGCTATCAAATCTGGCTTTCTCTCGACTGACCTCGTCAATAACCTGCTCCAGCAGGCAAAAGTATCGAAAGACGAATACGATGCAGCAAAAGGAATTCTTGACTATTTTGACATCATTACCGAGACTAAAGAAGGATCGGAAGATAAGCGATATGTGAGCCCCTGCTTTTTACAAGGCGATTTTGAGGGACAATCCGAGTACAGCAAGGCGTTTAGCTCGAATCGCAAAGaccgtcttcctcctccgctCGTTCTTTTTGTCGAGGACATCGTGTTTTTTCCTgaatcctttttctttcgtttggtcacgcgtttctttcgacggcgccgagaGCGTATATTTGACGGGCTGCTGAGACGTAATCGAATTGTTTTTTCCGTATTGCCTGGCGTCAATGCCGAATTTCTGTACCAGAGCGAACTGAATTGCGCCACTTTGACTGTTTTTTCAAAGAACAGCTCGATGTCACGTGAACAAATTTCAGCACTGACTAAAAAGTGCGATAAATTGCGAGTGTCTCTGGCAGAAGACATTGAGAAGGCGAAACGGCGAGGAATGGCGGGACTACAGTGTCAACTGTATTGTCAAGTTAGACAACCAAGAGGCGAGGAAGATCTCTATGACACCCTAGCTGAGACAGACGGCTATGATACCAAGAAGGAATTGTGGATGCTGGCGAACAAAACAGATGATCTGACTCCGGACGAGAGGCAGAGTATGGATCTTTGGTG GGCTCCGACCGGATTTCCGGCACACAACGACGAGGTATCACAGCATCTTGCGGCACATAGAAACATTCTCG aTTTGGACTTGCCACTGACTCAGGAGGAATTGATCGAAGCTGAGATGCAAATTCAAGCCGTGTGGCGATACATTGGACGACGTTTAGGCCCCGAACCAACGTTTGAGGCGAACGAATTGCACGAATGCGATCAAGAGCGCTGCGATCGCGACCGTGCCCAAAAAATGCTGTACAAGTGGACTGGAAAGCACGGTTCCAGAGCCACTCGAAGGCATCTTATCGACGCGATGCTAAAAGAGGGGTACAGAGCTCAAGTGGCCAAAATCTTTCCGAGTGCAAGCAAGTTTGATGTGTGA
- the LOC136191468 gene encoding uncharacterized protein KIAA0930 homolog yields the protein MAETNLAFSDIIRLIRDQRRQKNTISKDDFETLESDHRRCWATLVYQFYIENVANASDDLLFFVKCEESEEEDRLIVLRKSSSQIPKPDDLSINWEETLYLNLVVQQFDYYLTCAVGEKREGEPLKILKQSTERVYASPSSRRMDKKGKETSLTYPYVFFTVDNFEETFRDMIFKEEHERLVVELLAVNPEDSEKTVIFQGALGYDVFKEVYLAKASTATKMAQKMSFGLWHSSDQVKFLSMRGPGGKGHAEVAVTRVTDDVTPKEVPSQNGGTKKTKRDRGSWWGSLGGSWLRGKSGSSSASASSTGSGSATTTASYHKESENEAEKGDGDNEMVEFTSSGEADVSTWKTKRFLKPLGSAVDWWKSRKVGALHISTCLTYIKLPWERIILDVLNSKQNPVLTTDNK from the exons ATGGCTGAAACGAATCTCGCCTTTTCCGACATCATACGACTTATTCGAGATCAGAGAAGGCAGAAGAACACCATAAGCAAAG ACGACTTCGAAACACTCGAATCAGATCATCGTCGATGCTGGGCGACGCTCGTCTATCAGTTCTACATCGAGAACGTCGCTAACGCAAGCGAcgatctccttttcttcgtcaagtGCGAAGAATCAGAAGAAGAG GATAGATTAATCGTAttgcgaaaatcgtcgtcacagATACCAAA ACCTGACGACTTGTCTATAAATTGGGAAGAGACACTCTATCTGAACTTGGTTGTCCAACAG TTTGATTATTACTTGACTTGTGCTGTGGGCGAAAAGAGGGAGGGAGAGCCCTTAAAAATCCTCAAGCAGTCTACAGAG AGAGTTTATGCGTCGCCTAGCTCACGAAG AATGGATAAAAAGGGAAAGGAGACGAGTCTGACGTATCCCTACGTTTTTTTCACCGTAGACAATTTTGAAGAG ACGTTCAGAGACATGATTTTCAAGGAGGAACACGAAAGACTCGTCGTTGAACTTCTAGCTGTAAATCCCGAG GACTCTGAAAAAACCGTAATATTCCAAGGCGCTCTAGGATATGACGTCTTCAAGGAAGTCTACCTAGCAAAA gcttCTACGGCAACGAAGATGGCCCAGAAGATGTCGTTCGGCCTATGGCACAGCTCGGATCAAGTCAAATTCCTGAGTATGCGTGGCCCGGGCGGCAAAGGCCACGCGGAAGTCGCGGTCACTCGAGTGActgacgacgtcacgccaAAGGAAGTGCCGAgtcaaaacggcggcacgaagaagacgaaaagagacAGGGGAAGTTGGTGGGGATCTTTGGGAGGATCCTGGCTTCGCGGGAAAtcgggatcgtcgtcggcgtcggcgtcgtcaaccGGAAGTGGCAGTGCGACTACCACGGCGTCGTATCACAAGGAGAGCGAGAACGAAGCGGAGAAGGGCGACGGAGACAACGAGATGGTCGAATTTACGTCGAGCGGAGAAGCGGACGTATCCACGTGGAAAACGAAAC GTTTTCTAAAGCCTCTTGGTAGTGCCGTTGATTGGTGGAAGTCTCG gaaaGTTGGCGCTTTGCATATCAGCACCTGTCTCACGTACATCAAACTTCCTTGGGAACGAATCATTTTAG acGTTTTAAACAGCAAACAAAACCCCGTTCTAACAACcgacaataaataa